TATCTGACATTATTGTATATGGACCAAACCTTCCCACTTCTCCTCCTAGGCAGATTTTaagttggtgtagaaaccaacaccaGTTAGGTGTGTCCTCTTGCCCAACAATAccaaatgctagtgggtatatattgttgttgccatctctaccagtggcagcaagTAGTTGAGCACCAGTAGTTAACTTAATGAAGCACCCATCAACACCTGAGCAAGCAAATTCAGTATTAAAAACATTCAAATGCATTTCAAGATGAAACAATATGTAACTAATGCACAAGGTGAACAAACTAACCAATGAATGGTCTGCACCCCTCGAGaaacccctcccttgctccattgatgcAATAGAACATAGCATGGAATCTTGGACCTGGATGGGGGATTTTTTCAGTGGGTGTTGGAGTTACAGTAGTGACTACTactctactcccagggtttgtatcCATCACTGTCTGAGCATAGTCTTTCAACCTAGGGTATTGCTTCTTGTGGTCTCCTAGCACAGCATCAATAGCTAGGTTCTTTGCCCTATATGCCATTGACTTGGGCACATCCACACCATACTTCTCCATGCAGGCATCAATCAAAGTCTGAATGCCAGTTGTTAGATCAGATCTGAACAGTGACTCATACTTCTGTGCAAGCCACTTGGCACTTACCCTTGTTGTCTCTGTACTAATAGGGCAAGTGTGCTTAATTCTCATCTTCTTAATTACAAAAGTAGTTTCACCTTTTATAACTGCTGCCACCATAAAGAAGTTGCAATGTTTTTGGTTGCATTCTACAATTATTCTTTGATCTGAGTTCCTATGATATTTGAAGTTTCTGCCTTGAGTGATGTGTAAGTTCAACAAAGCCTCTCTGAATTGATGTTGATCCTTGAAACACATCTGTAGACATAATTGCTCATGTGGTGCCTCCATTTTCTCATTGTACCATTTTCTAGGAGGCCTCTGCTTTGCCCTgctcttccttttctttggcagcaCAAATGACAATGGCTCATAaccatcatcatcagcctccttcAACAATTCTTTCTCTTCTTCATCAGATGAAGGTTGGAAATCAGGTTCCTCCTCTTGAACTACACTTGAATGTGTCCTTGTTGTAGGCCCTTTCCTAACTGGaagcttctgtttcttcttcttcttctcttcatgtACAATTACAGTTTCTTCATCCTGTGAAACAACCTTGTCATCTTCATCCATTTCAAAAGGTTCCTCAACCTCTGTGTCACCAGAGTAATGCACCATTTCTTCCTCCTCAGAttcttcatcatctgtttcttccTCTTCTACTTCATCATACTCTCTCTGTTTCTTTCCCTCATCCATCTCTATGTCATCAGCATCACCCATATAAAAAGGGTTTACATCACTGTCATCTTCACCTTCACAATCAGAACCACCACTGCCATcatatccctcttcttcttctatttccaAAACAGCTTTCAGTTTTCCTTTTACATTCTTGCTCTCTTGTGTGCAAACACCAGTACCATGAGCTACTAAACTGCAGCTGCTACTCTGACTTTCAAAGGCAACTCCCTTCTTCATCAACAGCATAGATGGGTGGCTCACTGAGATCATATAACACAGGCTCTTCATACACAATAGTGGATAATTCTTGCCTCTCAAACTTGCTGCAAGGAGGTGGACATGCCCTCACTAGCAAATTTAAAACCTTACACTCCTCAACCTGCCTCTTTACTAGTTGCAACTTAGCATTACTCTCTACCATCTCCAATCCTTTCTCCCCTAAATCTGGATTCTCAATGTGAAACAGCAGATCATATTCACTAAATCCTTGGGTTTCCATCACTGCAATCATATTCAGGTATGTTACATGAACTGCAGAGCTTCAGCTCTAACATTTCTGAAGCATCAAAAAAGAACCTAACATCCAAAATGTCATCATACAAACTGCAAAATGAAATAACAGACAAAATTGGTTAATAAACAATTTTACTTAACATATTGTCTAACATATAAACAAAGATTTGTTTCAGTTAACATATAAACAAGTTAACATATAAACAGAGTTTTGTTCAAGTTAACATATAAACAGAGTTTTGTTTAAGTTAACATATAAACAGAGCTTTGTTTAAGTTAACATATAAGCAAAGCTTTTATTTACCCTAGCTAGGTAACACCTAATGCTGCTCTGAAAATTTGGACTAAGAAATAACAATGTAATCCACtgatgctgctctgctctgctctagtTAGGTAACACATAATGCTACTCTGCTCTAGTTAGGACTCATGTAATCCACTATACTACTCTGCTCTAGTTAGGCCTAGCAATTAGAGTGCTAAACATGCAGGTAGTAAACTCTAACCCTAATCCCCAATTTCAGTGAGCAAGAATGGAGCAAGAATGGAACAGTGGAGCACTTACAGAACACCACCGAAGCCATGAGTCCAGTGATGGGCGGTGCTAGGGTTGTCCACCCAAATTCGCGCCATCCGCAGCCTCTGCTCCATCGACAAGGCCGGCTCCGCAAAATCTTCCTCCGCGCTACTGTACTCCGATCTGGAGTAGCCGCCACTGCCATCGAAGCGGGGGAGGTCGCCGCCGCTCGCATCGCCCAGGCCATCGCCGCCTGCCGGAGTCGCCGAGGCCATTGTCGCCTAGGGCACAGCAGCCGCGGGGGAGAGGAGGGCACAACGGCCGTGGGGGAGTGGAGGGAGGTGACAGCGCCTAAGCAGTTCGATCCATGGCTACGGCggcgtggtgcggcggcggcggggcgggcggggaGGCAGCCGCCGGCGAGGGTGCGAGGAAAAGGAACATGGCAgagcggggtcggggtcggggtctggcTCGGTCGCACCAAcgggccgagccggcctcgtcTGAGTCAGCGCACAGCCAGCGCAGGCGACGCGCGCACTGGCCAGCGTGGCGCCTGACGGGCGGGCTCAATCGGTCAGCTTTAGTGTCAATACGTATAAAATGAGCTTTTAGTCTTTTTTGCAACGGCTAGCCCAAatcttggtactgacacgtaaaaattaccaatcttggtaccaatctgcttccaatgtcccaattgtggtacttctgtgcaatttactctTCCCAATGCGGTAATAAAGAAGGATCAAATGTTCAGTTGCGTTGATGTGCACAATAGTTAACATTAGCTCAGTTGATAGTAATAAAGAAGAAGTCTTGGCGACCAGAGTTCGAATCCCCaatcctttttattttcttctgtaGGATCGGCTGGTTAGTGAATCTTTCCGATTTGTTGTAAACTTCCGACTTAGAATTATGAAACGAGTGAAATATGTTGTTATGAAATATTTTCGAAATTAGTGGAATGTCTTGTTTAAAAATATTTTCTAAAAATGGGTGAAATATCTTATATGAAATTAGTGAAATCTTTTTTGAAATGTGTGAAATACATTATTATAAAATGATTGGAATATGTTTAAAATATATTTAAGATTGATCTTGTTTTATTGATGTCGTCGGCAGGAATTCAAATATATGAAATATTTTAAAATAATGTTTTTTAAAAGAGATATCAATGAATTAATATCTCTCGAGCAAATAAAATGCTAGGTTTTCTATGGGATAGTGGATGGGCAGAACACGACTGACGTAGTACTATTCCCCTGCTAATGCTGACATAGAATTCTGTAGGATATCTGACAAGTTAGATGGGTATTGTAGAGTCCATTGTTAAGAAGAGGCATTAGAATATTTTCTGCTGCATTTCGAGCGGGCATCTCGGCGCCGGAATGAACGCATGTACTGGAGGTCCCGTGCAGGGTAGATTTTCCAGTTTGGACGTACATACTTGAGCGGTTCAACATTTTGTAAACTACTACGTGGGCAAGAGGCCAGGAATCAACCTATGCCGTCCGGGTGCCTTGTTGTTCTAGGATTATCATCATCATACTCATACATAAATGATAGGTCTTTTTTGGTGTAGGGCTGCTTTACGAGAGTTTTTAGCCTAGGATAGGATGGGAGGAGTGCAGTAGGGTCCCCTGAGCAGTGCCCCGGCGATCACCTTGTTAGCCGCCTCCGTGGGGTGGATGCCGTCCCAGCTGAGCCGCGCCGACGAGTCGCGGCACGCCACCGTGGCCCCGTCCATACCGCACCTCGCGCTCAGGTCGAAGTTGTACTTGCCCCCTCCCGCCCCGCAGCACGCCTCAAACGGAGCGCTAAACCCTAGCGCGCCAAGCCAAGCAATCACTCAGCTCGTTGAATTGTTCAAGCTAGAGCTAGAGAAAGGAAGAAAACTTTTTTAGTTTGAGGAAGAGAAAGGAAGAAAACTTGGTACCAAACTTGTGGGGCTCCTGGACCATCTGGTACACGAGGCCGTAGTAGTCCGCGTACATGAGCCTCGTCGAGTTGCGGTGCCTCCGCTGGAGGGCTTCCACCTGCTTCCGGAGCATCGAGTTGTGGTACTTGGTCAGGAGGTTGTAGGCCTTGAGGCAGCCGGCGTCGTCCAGGTCGGCGTCGCCGTCGCCGAACAAGGACAGGAAGATCGGCAAGCAGCCGGTCGGGAAGATTCCCGGGACGACGACGTGGACGGCGCCGAGAGCAATcagtttctgcacaaaaataattcGCCTTGAGTCTTTCTTGGCTAGCTGGAACATATATGCATTCAAAATTAATTTGCTGTCAATGGCATAGAAATACCACCACGCCGTTGGCGATGGCACCAACGATCTTTGGGGTGTAGTTCATTGCCTGCTCCGGTGTCAAACCACGTTCAAGCAGCTGCACGTTGTAGTCGTTTCCGCCGTATGCACCGAACATGAAGAGCGATTTCCTCACGTATCCTTTGCAACCTAGTACATGCAACACGTTTTCAGACTCTCTTTTTTCCTTTACCGTTCGGCATGAATTCATGATGAGCTTTATCAATCAAAAATAATAAACACGTTCAGACTTTTTAAACGGCTGGGTTAAATTAAAATATCAATTTGTTTAGAAAACAAAATGCAGGAAACTTGGATGGAATATTTCAAAGGAAAAAGTCCTAAGAAAATTGAGAATAAGTGCATGCTCACTCTGCTCTCTCCCGCATATGGGAGTCATGGAAGCCCAAGCGCTTGTGCTGGCATCCATGGACACAAATAAAATTCAAGTTACAATAAACTTGTGTCTCAGTTGACGTGAAAGTAGATCAAACATCGAAACAACATATCTCAAAAATAATGGTCACACTTTGTTTCTTATGGTAATTATTGGGTTTAAAAAAGACCAAAAAATCATTCATTTCCTTCATTTTATTGGTCGGTGAAAACAAATTGTTTTCCGGGATTGTAAGGCATTATAGCAATTATTGTAGAAACTCTTTTTTGGCATTTATTTCCAAATGTAGTACGTGCATCTCTTAGTTAGTGAAACTACAAGATGCACCTAGTGGAAAAATGGTTTTGCTTTTTTCACACGCTTCCAACCAAACCTTTTAAACTTGGTCCAAAGTAGCCAGGTTTGTATAATTTATGATATGCATTAATATACATTATTATACTATTTACAAAGAAATGATTGTGAACTAAAAAATGTACAtaaatttttaaaaagtgttcactaATAAAAATGCTTGCAAATTTTAAAAATGGTCACAATTtttattaaaaaatgatgaattaATAAACATGTTCACAGTTTTATAAAAAAATTGTGAATTTGGAAAATACTCATAAATTTTAAACATGTCCATAAATTTCAGTCATTACCCGATATATGTAATGTTATAATTGATCGATGGGTAGCATATGCCCCATAGTTATTTCTCAACTGATACAGAAATAGCAAACCTCATATGTTCAGGAAAAAGAATGTATGCTTTGGAGAACTTGCGTAAAAACGGATTGAATTACCGACGAAGTCAACAACCACGCGGCCGTCACACCACCGGCAAGACGGCCTTCCGAAGTAGGTTTCGCCGTACGGCGGGTGGGTGCAGGTGAGCACGTTCAACTCCGTCTTGTTGCTGCTGCCAACGCATATGTTGCCTGTCTCATCCATCGAGTCACCGAAGGTGAACATGGCATTGTATTTCTTCgttggagccgccgccgccgccgccgtcgacgatGTAGTACCGCTGCCGCCACCACTGGCCACCACCACCGTGATCAGTTGGATGACTAAGGAAGCCATGAGCAGCGATGGCCGTAAGTATAAGCTTGGGAGTTTCATGGTGACCTGAAAATATTTCGCTTGGACTTGATGGTGATCTAATAGCGGCGAAGTTGGCCAATATATAGATAGACACACTCCTGACTGTTGTCGTTGCTAAATGCTGAACAGTTGGCCATCAATAAAGCGTCCAGAGTGGTTGGATTGCAACACAACATCGAGGCTCTATCATAACACCCTGCTCATTGGTAAATGCTCAACAGTTCACCATCAATTGAGCCGCGTGAGTGGTTGGATTTCAACATCACTAAAAGGGTTGGGCGCTTTGTTGCGCCGTTGGTGTTGTTGAGTTTATTAAAAAGGTAATCACTCTGTTAACCCGGTCAAAATCGGATTTCAACATCACTAAAAGGATTTCAACATCATTaattaggaagcatagtgtatAGTATAAAAAAACTGAATGAGAGAGCTGTGAGAAATTGTTAACCTGGTCAAAATCGGATGACTCAATTAAACGTGGGCTCTTTAAAATTAGGGAGATTAGTGTTATAGAGGATACGTTGCCGTGAAAGATCTCCTCTATGTCGCCGGCTCGGTCCTCCTTCTCTTCCCGATCCGGCGGCCTTATAGGTGGCAAGAGGAGTATAGACACActcgttcccccccccccccccacaccccggcaagtgtgaagtgggggagaggaaaacgagaggcaaatggcaaataatgtaatgcgagggataagagtttgtgatgggtacttggtatgtcttgacttgtgcgtagactccccggcaacggcgccagaaatggctcgttgtcgggagtccaaatcttgacttgactttgcacgaatctccccggcaacggcgccagaaatccttcttgctacctcttgagcaccgcgttgattttcccttgaagaggaaagggtgatgcagtaaagtagcgtaagtatttccctcagtttttgagaaccaaggcatcaatccagtagggagaccacgcgcgagtcccacgcacctacacaaacaaataagaacctcgcaaccaacgcgataaaggggttgtcaatcccttcacggtcacttacgagagtgagatctgatagatatgataagataatatttttggtatttttatggtaaagagtaaaagtaaagattgcaaaaataaacgatgctagaaataactaagtgttggaagattaatatgatgaaaaatagacccgggggccataggtttcactagtggcttctctcaagatagcataagtattacgatgggtaaatgaattactgtcgagcaattgatagaattgagcatagttatgagaatatctaggtatgatcacgtatataggcaccacgtccgcaacaagtagaccgaaacgattctgcatctactactattactccacacatcgaccgctctccagcatgcatctagagtgttaagttcataagaagagagtaatgctttaagtaagatgacatgatgtagaggaataaactcatgcaatatggtataaatctcatctttttatcctcgatggcaacaatacaatacgtgtcgtttccctttctgtcactaggatcgagcaccgcaagattgaacccaaagctaagcacttctcccattgcaagaaagatcaatctagtaggccaaaccaaactgataattcgaagagacttgcaaagataaccaatcatacataaaagaattcagagaagattcaaatattgttcatagataaacttgatcataaacccacaattcatcggatctcgacaaacacaccgcaaaagaagattacatcgaatagatctccaagaagatcaaggagaactttgtattgagatccaaagagagagaagaagccatctagctaataactatggacccgaaggtctgaggtaaactactcacacatcatcggggaggctatggtgttgatgtagaagccctccttgatcaatgccccctccggcggagcgccgaaaaaggccctaagatgggatctcataggtatagaaggttgcggcggtggaaatagggttttggctccgtatatgatgtttccagggtacatgggtatatataggaggaagaagtacgtcggtggagcaacgaggggcccatgagggtggagggcgcgcctggggggggggggtaggcgcgaaccctgcctcatgccttcctcgttgattactttacgtagactccaagtcctctggatcacgtttgttcagaaaatcacgttcccgaaggtttcattccgtttggactccatttgatatccttttacttcgaaacactaaaataggcaaaaaaacccagcaatttgggctgggcctccggttaataggttagtcccaaaaacaatataaaagtgtataataaagcctaataaacatctaaaacagaatataatatagcatggaacaatcaaaaattatagatacattggagacgtatcattgtccttgaattttaccttggggtgccttgggcatccccaagcttaggctcttgccactccttattccaaaatccatcaaatctttacccaaaaacttgaaaacttcacaacacaaaactcaatagaaaatctttacccaaatcaccacattaaggtactgtaaagaactcattctttatttacattagtgttaaacctactgtattccaacttctctatggttcataccccccgatactagccatagattcatcaaaataagcaaacaacacacgaaaaacagaatctgtaaaaacagaaaagactgtagtaatctgtatcaaacgcaaacttctatAGCTCAGAAATATCTGCCagaataggaagacctagataatttgattattgatctactgcaattggaatgagtattttatcactttttggtgatttttaacaaaaattttcgtgagcagaaagtttctgtctttttcagcaagatcaaataattatcatccaagaagatcctataggtcttacttggcacaaacactaattaaaacataaaaccagatctaaccagaggctagatgaattatttattactaaacaggaacaaaaagcaaggaacaaaaataaaattgggttgcctcccaaaaagcgctatcgtttaacgcccctagctaggcacaaaaacaagaatagatctaggtattgccatcttcggtgtgcaatccataagtggctatcataatggattcataaggtaatttaattttcttcctaggaaagttctccatgcccttccttaacggaaattggaatctaacatttctttctttcatatcaataatttcaccaatcattctaaggaaaggtctaccaagaataatatgacatgtaggattgcaatctatatcaagaacaatgaaatctacgggcacataattcctatttgcaacaataagaacatcattaatccttcccatgggtttcttaatggtggaatccgcaagatgcaagtttaaagaacaatcatcaaattcacggaaacctaacacatcacacaaagtttttggaatcgtggaaacactagcacccaaatcacacaaagcatagcattcatgatctctaatcttaactttaatagtaggttcccactcatcataaagttttccagggatagagacttctaattcatgtttttcttcataagattgcattaaagcatcaacgatgtgtttagtaaaggctttattttgatcataagcatgcggagaatttaacacggattgcaacaaggaaatacaatctatcaaagaacaattatcataattaaattccttgaaatccaaaatagtggattcattgctatgtaaagttttgacctcttcaatcccacttttaccaacttttgcatcaagatctaaaaactccaaatcattgggacgccttttaactaaagttgactcatctccagt
This window of the Triticum aestivum cultivar Chinese Spring chromosome 5D, IWGSC CS RefSeq v2.1, whole genome shotgun sequence genome carries:
- the LOC123122592 gene encoding GDSL esterase/lipase At1g28650 isoform X4 — its product is MKLPSLYLRPSLLMASLVIQLITVVVASGGGSGTTSSTAAAAAAPTKKYNAMFTFGDSMDETGNICVGSSNKTELNVLTCTHPPYGETYFGRPSCRWCDGRVVVDFVGCKGYVRKSLFMFGAYGGNDYNVQLLERGLTPEQAMNYTPKIVGAIANGVVKLIALGAVHVVVPGIFPTGCLPIFLSLFGDGDADLDDAGCLKAYNLLTKYHNSMLRKQVEALQRRHRNSTRLMYADYYGLVYQMVQEPHKFVCMMTFWMLGSFLMLQKC
- the LOC123122592 gene encoding GDSL esterase/lipase At1g28600 isoform X2; its protein translation is MKLPSLYLRPSLLMASLVIQLITVVVASGGGSGTTSSTAAAAAAPTKKYNAMFTFGDSMDETGNICVGSSNKTELNVLTCTHPPYGETYFGRPSCRWCDGRVVVDFVGCKGYVRKSLFMFGAYGGNDYNVQLLERGLTPEQAMNYTPKIVGAIANGVKLIALGAVHVVVPGIFPTGCLPIFLSLFGDGDADLDDAGCLKAYNLLTKYHNSMLRKQVEALQRRHRNSTRLMYADYYGLVYQMVQEPHKFGFSAPFEACCGAGGGKYNFDLSARCGMDGATVACRDSSARLSWDGIHPTEAANKVIAGALLRGPYCTPPILS
- the LOC123122592 gene encoding GDSL esterase/lipase At1g28600 isoform X3, which produces MKLPSLYLRPSLLMASLVIQLITVVVASGGGSGTTSSTAAAAAAPTKKYNAMFTFGDSMDETGNICVGSSNKTELNVLTCTHPPYGETYFGRPSCRWCDGRVVVDFVGCKGYVRKSLFMFGAYGGNDYNVQLLERGLTPEQKLIALGAVHVVVPGIFPTGCLPIFLSLFGDGDADLDDAGCLKAYNLLTKYHNSMLRKQVEALQRRHRNSTRLMYADYYGLVYQMVQEPHKFGFSAPFEACCGAGGGKYNFDLSARCGMDGATVACRDSSARLSWDGIHPTEAANKVIAGALLRGPYCTPPILS
- the LOC123122592 gene encoding GDSL esterase/lipase At1g28600 isoform X1, with translation MKLPSLYLRPSLLMASLVIQLITVVVASGGGSGTTSSTAAAAAAPTKKYNAMFTFGDSMDETGNICVGSSNKTELNVLTCTHPPYGETYFGRPSCRWCDGRVVVDFVGCKGYVRKSLFMFGAYGGNDYNVQLLERGLTPEQAMNYTPKIVGAIANGVVKLIALGAVHVVVPGIFPTGCLPIFLSLFGDGDADLDDAGCLKAYNLLTKYHNSMLRKQVEALQRRHRNSTRLMYADYYGLVYQMVQEPHKFGFSAPFEACCGAGGGKYNFDLSARCGMDGATVACRDSSARLSWDGIHPTEAANKVIAGALLRGPYCTPPILS